In the genome of Aequorivita sp. H23M31, the window GCCATAAAGTGTTATTTCAACGTAATGCCTATGCTTACACCAATGTACCAGAAAACTATACGGGTCTTTATAAAATGTTTATCCGTTGGGGTCGTAGTAACGTTCGTGAGAATATGGAGATGTCTAAATATGTTTTTACCAATTTTAGAGAAGGAGCTAAAAGCGGTACGAGGTTACTATTTTTAAGCCAGTCGTTAAAAATTATAATGAGCTATCCATTTATATTGTTTATGATGTTCTTTATTGTAACACACCCAATATTGTTCTTTAGCTCTACACTGTTCGGAATCTTGATTCTTTCTAGTTTCCCGGTATTGTTCTATGCAAAGAGATATAATTTTTCGGAATCTATTTGGGCTTATTCCTATAGTATCCTATACACCTTCGCCCTATTCTGGATTACTCCATATGCAATTGCAACTGCGAGTAAGAGAGGATGGCTGACAAGAGGATAATAATATAATTTTATTTGAATTTCAAACTGGCACTTATCTCCTCAATTTATTTTAGTGCCAGTTTGTTATTCACATTTTAGGAACCAACTTAATTAGTTAATCAAAAAATATAAAAAAGCTCTTTGGTTATCCAAAGAGCTTTTTTTATTTTGCAGTATTCTACAATTAATTTACCTCTGGCAAATTGTTATAGTTTTTAGAGTAGAACAACATTTGTTCTTCAAAGGATTTTGGTTGCTCCACGCCAATACTCTCAATCTCACCTTTATCATTCATTTTAGGAACAAGAACCGGATTGACAAAACCACTATAAGGAGCAGCAGTAAATTGTTTGTTTCTTTCCAAAACTTCCTTGTGAAGTGCAGGATCTACTTTCACTCCGTAGGTTTCTACCAAATGCTCTACTGCCTTGTAATCTCCTTCCGATTTTATACGTTGGGTTTCTCTAAGCAACTGACCGAATAACTCATGAAGTTTTTCATAATCAGTAATGTTGAAATAGGTTTTTCCGTCACGGGTTATCTTTTCGATCACATTGTCTTTTTTGCCTTTTTCAAACACCCAAGCAGAAACCCACTGACGGTTGCGCATATGCGATTCCTCAATATCATCTCCTAGGTCAAGGCGGATCAATTGCGTCATCAGACCATTTCTAATATATCCGTCATAGGCTGCCATTCCCACCTTTTTCCAATCATCCACCAAACCGAGTTCTTGAAGTTTTGGAGTGTATAGGTAGTAAAGACCTACAAGGTCAGCACGGCCTTCTTCCAGAGTTGAAGCATAATTCTTCAAAGTTTCTTTAGTTTCTCCAACCCCAGGATTCATTTGACCGGAAGCGTGACCAATAACCTCATGAAGCGCTGTATGGAGTTTATCGGCAAGTTGCCCGTATTTTTCTTCCAATTCCAACTCGGTAGAATCATTTACAAACTCATGCAACCTTCCAGAACTTCCGGAGTTGTTATAAGCGTCTATAATATTACCAAGAGAAACCGACTTACTACCTACAGCTGCACGAATCCAATCCGCATTTGGAAGATTAACCCCAATAGGTGTGCTCGGTGAAGCATCTCCGGCTTCGGCAGCTACATTTACTACTTTGTAACTTACCCCAACAACATTTTTCTTTTTGTGCTCTTCCATCAATGGCGAATTGTCCTCAAACCATTGTGCGTTTTCAGAAAGTACTGCCATTTTTTCAGACATATCAAAATCCTTAATCTGAACGATGGTTTCATAAGAACCTTTATAACCCAGAGGATCATTGTAAACTTCAATAAAACTGTTTATATAATCAATATTGCCTTCAGTGGCGCCGGTCCAAGCTACGTTATAATCATCCCAAGTTTGAAGATCGCCAGTTTTATAATACTTGATCAATAAACCAATTGCATTTCCTTGCGCCTCATTTTCGGCTACTCCTTGAGCTTTTTCTAACCAACCGATTATTTTATCTATTGCCGCTCCGTAAAGTCCGCCAGATTTGTAGATCAATTCCTTAACCTCACCATTCTCTTTTACCAGTTTTGAGTTTAGACCGAAAGAAAGAGGTTTAGTGGGATCTGGCGATTTCTTTTTGGAATAGAAAGTTTCTACATCCTTATTGGTTATTTCTGGACCATAAAAGTTTACCGCACTATTGGCAACGTTGTCAAGACCCTTGCTCAAGTTTACTTTTTTCATATCCTTATCGTTGAATATCACTTCAAAAGCTTCTCCCTCCAAGGTTGTGTTCGTATCCATCAAGAGTTGCTTGAGGTAATCTGAAGAAAATCCAGGCTTTAACTTGTCATTTGAATAGTGATGGTGTATCCCATTGCTAAACCATACTCTTTTAAGATATATTTCAAAGTTTTTCCAATCTTCAGATGTTTTATCACCTTGGTAATTTTGAAATACATTTTCAAGAGCCTTTCTAATGGCAAGGTTGTGGCGATAATTCTGGTCCCACATAATATCTCTACCTTCAAGACCTGCCTGACCTAGGTAATAAACCAGTTTTTGTTCCTTTAGGGTAAGTTTGTCCCATCCGGGAATTTGATAATGCAGAATACGAACGTCACCGAACTGTTCTTCAGCAGAATCATAGTTGGCAGGTTGCACTGTTTCAACTTGTGCCACTTCCTTTTCCTCCTTGTTTTCCTTACAAGAAAAAAACAGTAATCCGCACAATGTTAGGGCAATAAAAAAGATGTTCTTCATTATAGGGTGTTTTTAGTTTTTCGCAAATGTACTAAAATAATTTTCCTTGTTTATAAATCATAACTCAAACCAATATTGAACCCTTTGAAGATGAAAGCCCTCCATCTTTTTTTTATATCTTAGCCCTACCAATCAACACCTCCCTTATAAATGAAAATCCTAAAATACCTTCTTTTTTTAATACTCCTAATTATCATAGGCAGTGCAATTTATTTCGGTACTAAAGATGGCGATTATGCGGTAAGCGATTCCATTGTAGTCGCTGCTCCTGCGGAAGTAGTTTTCGACAAGGTGAACGATTTTAAAAACTGGGAAGGTTGGATGCCTTTTAAACAAAAAGATCCTAGCCTTACATTTAAATATGCTGAGAAATCCTCTGGAGAAGGAGCTTCCATGTCCTGGGAAGGAAAAAACAGTGGATCAATTACAACCACGAAAGTGATTCCGTATAAGGAAATACAACAAGATTTGACCTTCAAGTCCGCTGCGGGCAAAAGAAACGCAAAGATGATTTGGTTGTTTGAAACTATAGGAGATAGTACCAAAGTAACCTGGGAAACAAATGGAAAACACACGCTAATGGAAAAGGCTTATATGTCTATTAAAGGTTCCGATTTTGTTTCTAGAATCCACACCTTGAACAACCTAGGTCTCGCGGCAATGGCTTCGGAAGTAGTAACAGATATGAAAAAATACAACATAAATGTTGACGGCGTTACCCAATATGGTGGTGGTTATTATATGTACACAACTTCGGTTGCCAAGAAGCAGGAAGTACTTGAGAAGTCCGCTCCGATGATTGAGCTTGTTAAGGATTTTGTTTCAAAAAATAACCTAAGCAGTTCTGGGGCTCCCTTTATTTTATATAATGAAGCCGACAAAATGAATAATACGGTGATATTTTCAACAGGAATACCCATAAGTGAGCGCGTTATTACCCCGGAAAACAGTCCTGTGGTCTGCGGATTTATGGAACCGGTTACCGCTTTAAAAATCACGCTTAAGGGGAACTACGAGAATATGCCAGAGGCACTACAAAAAGGAATGGAGGATATTCGACAAAATGATTTGCAGGTGGATCCAGAAAGAAAAATTTTCGAAATCTATTCAACGGATACATCCCAAGAACCCAATCCGGCAAAATGGGTGAGCGAAATTTATATTCCTATACAACCAAAGGAGCCACCTGCGGGAGAAGTTGGACTATAATTGAATATTTGTTAACTATTCTATTCCTTATTCTCAACCCTATCAAAAAATAGTAATTTAATGAAGCAATTAGCTTTGGTTTTTGTCGGTGGAGGAATCGGAAGTGTTATAAGGTTTGGCCTATCAAGGTACTTGGACAGCTTTAAAACTGGAATTCCTTACGGCACCTTCGCAGCCAACATTCTAGGCAGCTTATTAATTGGTATAATCCTGGGTATGGCATTAAAAAACGATACTCTCTCCCCTAACACCGTTTTGTTTCTTGCAACCGGATTTTGCGGAGGTTTTACCACTTTTTCCACTTTCGCCTATGAAAATCATGTTTTTCTCAAAACTGGTGACTTTATGTCTTTTGCCGTATATACCATAGCTAGTTTTGTGGTGGGCTTTGCAATGGTATTTCTAGGAATGTGGCTGGTAAAAATCT includes:
- a CDS encoding dipeptidyl-peptidase 3 family protein codes for the protein MKNIFFIALTLCGLLFFSCKENKEEKEVAQVETVQPANYDSAEEQFGDVRILHYQIPGWDKLTLKEQKLVYYLGQAGLEGRDIMWDQNYRHNLAIRKALENVFQNYQGDKTSEDWKNFEIYLKRVWFSNGIHHHYSNDKLKPGFSSDYLKQLLMDTNTTLEGEAFEVIFNDKDMKKVNLSKGLDNVANSAVNFYGPEITNKDVETFYSKKKSPDPTKPLSFGLNSKLVKENGEVKELIYKSGGLYGAAIDKIIGWLEKAQGVAENEAQGNAIGLLIKYYKTGDLQTWDDYNVAWTGATEGNIDYINSFIEVYNDPLGYKGSYETIVQIKDFDMSEKMAVLSENAQWFEDNSPLMEEHKKKNVVGVSYKVVNVAAEAGDASPSTPIGVNLPNADWIRAAVGSKSVSLGNIIDAYNNSGSSGRLHEFVNDSTELELEEKYGQLADKLHTALHEVIGHASGQMNPGVGETKETLKNYASTLEEGRADLVGLYYLYTPKLQELGLVDDWKKVGMAAYDGYIRNGLMTQLIRLDLGDDIEESHMRNRQWVSAWVFEKGKKDNVIEKITRDGKTYFNITDYEKLHELFGQLLRETQRIKSEGDYKAVEHLVETYGVKVDPALHKEVLERNKQFTAAPYSGFVNPVLVPKMNDKGEIESIGVEQPKSFEEQMLFYSKNYNNLPEVN
- the crcB gene encoding fluoride efflux transporter CrcB: MKQLALVFVGGGIGSVIRFGLSRYLDSFKTGIPYGTFAANILGSLLIGIILGMALKNDTLSPNTVLFLATGFCGGFTTFSTFAYENHVFLKTGDFMSFAVYTIASFVVGFAMVFLGMWLVKIF
- a CDS encoding SRPBCC family protein, translated to MKILKYLLFLILLIIIGSAIYFGTKDGDYAVSDSIVVAAPAEVVFDKVNDFKNWEGWMPFKQKDPSLTFKYAEKSSGEGASMSWEGKNSGSITTTKVIPYKEIQQDLTFKSAAGKRNAKMIWLFETIGDSTKVTWETNGKHTLMEKAYMSIKGSDFVSRIHTLNNLGLAAMASEVVTDMKKYNINVDGVTQYGGGYYMYTTSVAKKQEVLEKSAPMIELVKDFVSKNNLSSSGAPFILYNEADKMNNTVIFSTGIPISERVITPENSPVVCGFMEPVTALKITLKGNYENMPEALQKGMEDIRQNDLQVDPERKIFEIYSTDTSQEPNPAKWVSEIYIPIQPKEPPAGEVGL